The genomic window GGGAAGGGCCGGTTCGTGGGCGAAGCGTTCAGCCGGCCGTCACACCGTGGGACCGGCGCCTGTCATCGTGTTCCCGATACTCCTGGAGTGCGCACGAAATGGTTTTCCCGCAGGTTTCTTCAAAACGCTTTTCGAGGGCCTGCACCCTGTCGATCCGGCGCCTGTCCGCTTCGGGCCCCCCATGCTCTCCGAAGGAGGATGGCGGCGTCCCAACCGAAGAGGCCGCGCTGCCGGGAGCAGCCCCCCGGCGGAGATGAGAGTCGGCCAGGAGGAGGATATCCGCCTCCTCCTGGGGCCCTGTGGAGAGAGGGTCGATGTGCGCAGCGGCGGCCAGGGTTTCGGCCACACGCCCGAAGCCGATGCCCTTTAGAAATGCGGCCAGGCTTTCCGAATGCTTTGATGCTGCAGGCTTGAGATGCTGCAGGAGTGCAGCCGCCTCGAGGCGTTGGAGGTCCACGGGGTTCCCGCATGCCGTGAGGGTGTGCCCCAGGAAAGAGGCCAGACTCGATGCCTCCTGAATGCGGCGAAGTTCTTCCGGCGGGGTGTTCAGAGTGCGAAGCAGTGCGAGGCATTCCTCCCGGTCCGGGATATCCTGCCGGGGCAGCGCTTCGAGAAGGGTCCGATATTTTTCGGGGGTGTCCATATCCAGCAGCATGAGCCGATCGGGTACGTCCACTTCCACGCAGCTGCCGGAATGGGCCTGGAAAAAACCTCGCAGCCCATACGGGCCTTGCCACTGCAGGATGGCCTCGGCCCAGCCCGCATCCAGGAGGGGTGGGTGGCCTCTTCTGCCCGAGAAACGCGGAATGAAGATCCCTTTGCGGTTGGAGGCGTCAAGTACGTTCGCCAGAAAGTGAAAGGTGCCCGGCCGCACGAGCGGCGTGTCCACCGGAAGGACGAAAAAGCCGTCGAGGTCCCGAGGAAGGCTTTGGATTCCGGCCTGGATGGAGGAGAACATCCCCTCTTCGAAGCGCGGGTTGTGGATCGGCACGGCCCCCGAGGCGGCCATCCGCCCCGCGAGTTCATCGGCACGAAATCCTGTGACCACGTAAATCTCGCTGAGTCCGATGCTCCTGAGGTTCCGGATGAGATGCTCCGCCACCGTCGTTTCCCCGAACGGGAGGAGGGGTTTGAAGGCGCCCATCCTGGAGGAGAAACCGGCGGCGAGCACGATCACGCCGAGGCGTTTTTGCATCGATTGGACTCCGGGAAGAAAAATTCGCTCGGGTGGTCCGGCTTCAGGCCCGGGTGCAGAGGCGGCATTCCACGCCGTGGCTGATATCGAAAAATTCAAACGTTTGCGCGACGGCGGCCTGCAGGCCGCCGCACAAGCAAACGTGCAGATTGACGCCGAGATTGGCGAAAAAGACCATTTCCAGTTGGAACCTGGGTAAGAGGTCCGCTGGTGGGCATGGTCAGACGGTCTACCATTCCTGGTCGAGGTCGACGCCCAGCCGCTCCCATTGGGCGGCGCCCTCGGCTTCGCCCCGGGCGACCTCTTCTTCGGTCCAGGGGTCCAGTACGAGGCTGTCGGCGACCAGTTCCCAGATGTATTTCACCTCATACTTGTAGTCCGGGTAGAACTTGGGGATGCGCTTCATCATCTGGTCGTGGCAGTTGGAACAGCCGACGACCACCACGTGGGCGCCGGAGTTCTTGATCTGGTTGTATTTCATGCGGCCGTGCCAGGCGGCTTCCTCTTCGTAGGGTCCGGGCCACATCCCGCCGCCGGCGCCGCAGCAGAAGTTGTTCGCGCGGCCCGGCTCCATTTCGACGAACTCGTCCACGCACTGCTGGATGATCCAGCGCGGTTCGTCATAGTAACCCTTGCCGAAGTGCCGTTCGAGTTCACGGCCATGTTTGCAGGAGTCGTGCCAGGTGAAGATCTTGCCGGCGTTCACGCTCTTGTCGATCTTGATGCGGCCGGTCTCGATGAGCTCCTTCAGGTAATCGTAGAGGTAGATGTAATTGATCTCGTTGTCGGGGTTTTCGTGGACGCACATCTTCATGCCTTCACGGCAGCCGTACGATCCGCCTCCGCAGTCAGGCATGATCATGCGCTTGATCCGATGTTTTTTCACGAAGTCGATCTTCCGGCGCGCCAGTTCCTTGATGGCATCATAGTTGCCGGTAAAGAGCCCCCAGTCGACCGACTCCCAGTTTTCCGAAGGGACCGTCCAGTTTTCTTTTGCGGCATAGAAGATTTTCCACCACCATTTCATGTCCTCGTTGTCCGCGAAGACCTCTTTGGAGTTGGGGAAGAAGAGGATGTCGGCGTCGTCCTTGTCGACGGGGACGTAGAAGCCCGGCAATTCCTCCTCGGCCAGCTCGTTGCCAAGGTCCGAGAGCAGGAAGAAATAGTCTGTCTGGGGAATGGCCATGTTGTTGCCGGTGCTCAGGGCGTTGGCTGCGCCTTTGTGGAGGATTCCGGGGACTTCGTCACGGGGCCGCAGATGCTTCATGTGCAGCATGATCCACGGGATGTCGATGCCCATCGGGCAGGCGTAGGCGCAGCGGCCGCAGCCGGTGCAGAGCCAGGGGAACTTCGAATTCACCACCTCGTCCAGCATGCCTAAGACCAGCATGCGCAGAACCTTGCGGGTATCCCATCCCTCCATTCCGGGGGTTCCCGTGATGGGGCACCCATTGGTGCAGGTGCCGCAGGTCATGCAGGCGTTGAGATCGAATTTGGATAAATGGTCCTGAACGTCCTTGGGTAGTCTTTTCGGGCTGAGAGCCTCTGTCATGTCATCCTCCGATTCCCGGGGCGGCCTGGCGGTCCAGCAGACAGGCGGGGTCCCCGTTCGATATACGCGTATTCTTGCCCTGTACGGGCCGTGAAGCCGTCACCATCCTGGTACTCCAGGCTTGAAATACCAGCCTTCCACCGTAGCCCAGAGTCTTCCTGCCGCCGGACAGGTCAAACATGTTTTTGGGGATTCGGCGGCTGCGGGAAGGCCGGAAATGACCCTGCGGGGGACTGTATCCCCGAGCGCCGGTTTTGTCAAAGAGGTTTTGCACAAAAAGTTCGCGGAATTTGAACCGGGGGTTTCGTTTATTTCGGTCCAAGGAAGGCGGTTCTCCAATCGCGGCTGGACGATCCTGAGCCCGGGCGGACCGATGCCTGGTTTCCATCCGGGAATGGTCCTCTTGGCCGATCCCGGCTCCATCTGCATAGTTGTTTTTGCAGCATCCTGCAGATCGCCGTAGCGCGTCGCAGCGCAAATGATTGATTTTCTATAAATTAATGGAATGTGCCCCGGCGAGAAACGGTGGGATTGAGCACGCGCTGGGTGTGAAGTAACCTGGTGGAACCCGCCCCGCGGGGGTGGGGCCGAGCACGCGGATCGTGT from Desulfatiglans anilini DSM 4660 includes these protein-coding regions:
- a CDS encoding (Fe-S)-binding protein, which encodes MTEALSPKRLPKDVQDHLSKFDLNACMTCGTCTNGCPITGTPGMEGWDTRKVLRMLVLGMLDEVVNSKFPWLCTGCGRCAYACPMGIDIPWIMLHMKHLRPRDEVPGILHKGAANALSTGNNMAIPQTDYFFLLSDLGNELAEEELPGFYVPVDKDDADILFFPNSKEVFADNEDMKWWWKIFYAAKENWTVPSENWESVDWGLFTGNYDAIKELARRKIDFVKKHRIKRMIMPDCGGGSYGCREGMKMCVHENPDNEINYIYLYDYLKELIETGRIKIDKSVNAGKIFTWHDSCKHGRELERHFGKGYYDEPRWIIQQCVDEFVEMEPGRANNFCCGAGGGMWPGPYEEEAAWHGRMKYNQIKNSGAHVVVVGCSNCHDQMMKRIPKFYPDYKYEVKYIWELVADSLVLDPWTEEEVARGEAEGAAQWERLGVDLDQEW
- a CDS encoding nucleotidyltransferase family protein, translating into MQKRLGVIVLAAGFSSRMGAFKPLLPFGETTVAEHLIRNLRSIGLSEIYVVTGFRADELAGRMAASGAVPIHNPRFEEGMFSSIQAGIQSLPRDLDGFFVLPVDTPLVRPGTFHFLANVLDASNRKGIFIPRFSGRRGHPPLLDAGWAEAILQWQGPYGLRGFFQAHSGSCVEVDVPDRLMLLDMDTPEKYRTLLEALPRQDIPDREECLALLRTLNTPPEELRRIQEASSLASFLGHTLTACGNPVDLQRLEAAALLQHLKPAASKHSESLAAFLKGIGFGRVAETLAAAAHIDPLSTGPQEEADILLLADSHLRRGAAPGSAASSVGTPPSSFGEHGGPEADRRRIDRVQALEKRFEETCGKTISCALQEYREHDDRRRSHGVTAG